Proteins encoded within one genomic window of Ailuropoda melanoleuca isolate Jingjing chromosome 16, ASM200744v2, whole genome shotgun sequence:
- the C16H11orf96 gene encoding uncharacterized protein C11orf96 homolog, whose translation MAAAKPGELMGICSSYQAVMPHFVCLADEFPQPVRPAKLSKGKGRLRRPRQSRFKTQPVTFDEIQEVEEEGVSPMEEEKAKKSFLQSLECLRRSTQSLSLQREQLSSCKLRNSLDSSDSDSAL comes from the coding sequence ATGGCGGCCGCCAAGCCCGGCGAGCTGATGGGCATCTGCTCCAGCTACCAGGCGGTGATGCCGCACTTCGTGTGCCTGGCCGACGAGTTCCCGCAGCCCGTGCGGCCCGCCAAGCTGTCCAAGGGCAAGGGCCGGCTGCGGCGGCCGCGCCAGTCCCGCTTCAAGACGCAGCCGGTGACCTTCGACGAGATCCAAgaagtggaggaggaaggggtgtcCCCCATGGAGGAGGAAAAGGCCAAGAAGTCGTTCCTGCAGAGCCTGGAGTGCCTTCGCCGCAGCACACAGAGCCTGTCGCTGCAGAGGGAGCAGCTCAGCAGCTGCAAACTGAGGAACAGCCTGGACTCCAGCGACTCCGACTCGGCCCTGTGA